Within Primulina tabacum isolate GXHZ01 chromosome 5, ASM2559414v2, whole genome shotgun sequence, the genomic segment TGATAAAGTGAAGAACTCCGATGATCAGAGGCTGCCGGAATCCGAAGTTCGGGGATACACGAAAGCTTTGCTGAGAGGTCTTCACTATATTCACAAGTTTGGTTATGTTCACTGTGATTTAAAGCTTCAAAACATTCTCTTGTTTCCGAACGACGGCGTAAAGATTGCGGATTTCGGTCTATCGAAGAGGACCGGGAATGGGATCTCTCCTGGATGCGAATTCAGAGGTACCCCAATGTACATGTCGCCGGAGACTGTCACAGGCGGAGAACAGGGGGCTCCTGCGGATGTGTGGGCACTGGGGTGTGTCGTAGCGGAGATGGTGACCGGGAAACCGGTGTGGCGGTGTTCCAACTTGGCGGCGGTGCTTATGAGAATCGGCGTCGGCGAAGAGGTGCCGGCGATTCCAGGAATATTATCGGAAGAAGGAAAAGATTTTCTTGGAAAATGCTTCGTGAAGGATCCGAGCTGTAGATGGACGGCTGAGATGCTCCTAAATCACCCTTTCGTCCGcgatgttgaaaattttgatgacgTGGCAGATTCGCTGAAAGGCAGGCAAGAAAGTAAAACTACCGTATCACCCTCTCCAAGATGCCCATTCGATTTCCCTGATTGGGAATCACCTGCGGCGTGTTCAGTTACATCCTTACCCGCACCGGAATATTCTCCACAGCCGGCCCTTCCCTTCTCCAATTTGACACCACCAACCACGTTGGAGTGGCTGGGGGAGCTAATGACACATCAAAGTCCCGATTGGTCTGTCTCAGGTGATTGGATCACCATCAGGTGATGGGAACTCACAACGTTTCAATTTAGACATCCATAGAAAATGCTTCAGATTGTAGTGATTGTAAAGATTTATACAACATTCATTTTAATTCAATTCACCGTTCTTCTTGTTTACGTTATCTGTATGCCGATCCTAAGGATTACAAATAATTACTGACTAATTTGGTACTCTTTGATATTCTTGCAAACATTTTATTTACGATTGATAGGATAAAAATTTTAACCATGTGTTTCATGAATTTGAAACTTGTGTTTCATGGGTGGTGGCGCTGGATCTGTTAGGCAACATGGCGCCATTAGGCACAACCTACTTTTGTGATTTGCTGAGAATCTGGGCTTTCTGCTGCAATGTCTCAACCTTGCAAGTTGCAACAACCATTAAATTCAGGATCAAGGTCGCGCGTAGCCAAGTGAAGtaaaacatgaataattaaatcaaCCTCGAACATTGTTGCCACTTGccatataattataaataaaggAAAATAACCCATTTTCCCATTCGGATT encodes:
- the LOC142546634 gene encoding mitogen-activated protein kinase kinase kinase 20-like translates to MDMDWVRGEKLGHGSFATVNLGVPRSQSSQFPPLMAVKSCGISHSCSLMNEKLILDDLKACPQIIRCFGGSFSCENGERLYNLLLEYAPGGTLADKVKNSDDQRLPESEVRGYTKALLRGLHYIHKFGYVHCDLKLQNILLFPNDGVKIADFGLSKRTGNGISPGCEFRGTPMYMSPETVTGGEQGAPADVWALGCVVAEMVTGKPVWRCSNLAAVLMRIGVGEEVPAIPGILSEEGKDFLGKCFVKDPSCRWTAEMLLNHPFVRDVENFDDVADSLKGRQESKTTVSPSPRCPFDFPDWESPAACSVTSLPAPEYSPQPALPFSNLTPPTTLEWLGELMTHQSPDWSVSGDWITIR